From Pseudonocardia autotrophica, one genomic window encodes:
- a CDS encoding alpha/beta fold hydrolase, with the protein MTLVPAGSGTGTIDIDGGRVRVLRSVTVPEPERAGTPLLLVHGGGTDNAAISWFHAFEAFGVDREVFAIDLPGFGGTTGIDPVGDPRRTADLTARVAARLGLTRVVAVGVSMGGDVVLNLALRHPELVEALVLIGPGGLIPVLRNRFTQFAAWLAAQLPERVLLALSRTANSFVQSAVRGVVSDPDSLPPEVLAEFLREARRPGAFLGYLRYNRATLGPRSMRNDLQSEVGRIDVPALFFHGADDPMVDPEGSRRAARSMPAARLVLVPGCGHWAQLEASEQFAAEVRALLAGTAHPGAA; encoded by the coding sequence TCGACGGCGGCCGGGTCCGGGTGCTGCGCTCGGTCACCGTGCCCGAACCGGAGCGCGCGGGCACGCCGTTGCTGCTGGTGCACGGAGGCGGCACCGACAATGCGGCGATCTCCTGGTTCCACGCGTTCGAGGCGTTCGGCGTCGACCGTGAGGTGTTCGCGATCGATCTCCCCGGGTTCGGCGGGACCACCGGGATCGATCCGGTCGGTGACCCGCGGCGGACGGCCGACCTCACAGCCCGGGTGGCGGCCCGGCTCGGACTGACCCGGGTGGTCGCCGTCGGAGTGTCGATGGGCGGCGACGTCGTGCTGAATCTCGCGCTCCGGCATCCGGAGCTGGTCGAGGCGCTGGTGCTGATCGGGCCGGGCGGGCTGATCCCGGTGCTGCGGAACCGGTTCACCCAGTTCGCGGCGTGGCTGGCCGCGCAGCTGCCCGAACGCGTGTTGCTCGCGCTGTCCCGCACGGCGAACTCGTTCGTCCAGTCCGCCGTCCGCGGCGTGGTGTCCGATCCGGACAGCCTGCCGCCCGAGGTGCTGGCGGAGTTCCTGCGGGAGGCGCGGCGGCCGGGCGCATTCCTCGGGTACCTCCGTTACAACCGGGCCACCCTCGGACCGCGGTCGATGCGCAACGATCTCCAGTCGGAGGTCGGCCGGATCGACGTTCCCGCGTTGTTCTTCCACGGCGCCGACGATCCGATGGTCGATCCGGAGGGCTCCCGTCGGGCCGCTCGGTCGATGCCCGCCGCGCGACTGGTCCTGGTGCCCGGGTGCGGGCACTGGGCGCAGTTGGAGGCCTCGGAGCAGTTCGCCGCCGAGGTCCGGGCCCTGCTCGCCGGCACCGCGCACCCGGGGGCGGCCTGA